From Solwaraspora sp. WMMD1047, the proteins below share one genomic window:
- a CDS encoding ABC transporter permease translates to MAALLVTRLGRAVILLFLVSVAVFGLVLLIPGDPAVTIAGEDASPQQLDSIRAELGLDEPLPVQYGQWLSGAVTGDLGTSFHTRVPVTESILARFPATFSLTVAALVVALAIGLSFGLVAAAHRGGWLDRALTVTSTAGIAVPHFWLGMVLILAFALTWTLFPAVGYVPLTDDPVGWLRHITLPAVTLGVAAAAELARHTRSAMAEVLLQDYLRTARAKGVRRRTRMLKHALRNAAVPIVTVLGFQVSLLLGGSVIIERMFGIPGLGSLAIDAVQYNDLPVLQGVVLVSALVVVIVNLLTDVAYGLLNPKVRLA, encoded by the coding sequence ATGGCGGCCCTGCTGGTCACCCGACTGGGCCGGGCGGTGATCCTGCTGTTCCTGGTCTCGGTCGCCGTGTTCGGGCTCGTCCTGCTCATCCCGGGCGACCCGGCCGTCACGATCGCCGGCGAGGACGCCTCGCCGCAGCAGCTCGACTCGATCCGCGCCGAACTCGGCCTGGACGAACCCCTGCCCGTGCAGTACGGCCAGTGGCTCTCCGGCGCCGTCACCGGCGACCTGGGCACCTCCTTCCACACCCGGGTCCCGGTCACCGAGTCGATCCTGGCCCGGTTCCCGGCCACCTTCTCGCTCACGGTCGCCGCGCTCGTGGTGGCCCTCGCGATCGGCCTCAGCTTCGGCCTGGTCGCCGCCGCCCACCGCGGCGGCTGGCTCGACCGGGCGCTCACCGTCACCAGCACGGCCGGCATCGCCGTACCGCACTTCTGGCTCGGCATGGTCCTGATCCTCGCCTTCGCGCTCACCTGGACCCTCTTCCCGGCGGTGGGCTACGTGCCGTTGACCGACGACCCGGTCGGCTGGCTGCGCCACATCACCCTGCCCGCGGTCACCCTCGGGGTGGCGGCCGCGGCCGAACTGGCCCGCCACACCCGCAGCGCGATGGCGGAGGTGCTGCTGCAGGACTACCTGCGGACCGCGCGGGCCAAGGGGGTGCGGCGCCGGACGAGAATGCTCAAACACGCCCTGCGCAACGCGGCCGTGCCCATCGTGACCGTGCTCGGCTTCCAGGTCTCCCTGCTGCTCGGCGGTTCGGTGATCATCGAGCGGATGTTCGGCATCCCCGGCCTGGGCAGCCTCGCCATCGACGCCGTGCAGTACAACGACCTGCCGGTGCTGCAGGGGGTGGTGCTGGTCTCCGCCCTCGTGGTGGTGATCGTGAACCTGCTCACCGACGTGGCCTACGGCCTGCTCAACCCGAAGGTCAGGCTCGCGTGA
- a CDS encoding ABC transporter permease, which produces MSAPTTTGPAPAAPTPRRRFLRRFLRHRPGVVAAALLLVIVLVAIAAPLLAPDDPLAQNLDGVLLPPDADHLLGTDDLGRDVLSRLLYGTRISLLAALQGTGIAILLGVPAGLLAGYFGGWLDRVIMTVTDAVMAFPALVLAVALAGVLGPSLTNAMLAVGVVMAPRALRLVRAAVLEVREETYTEASRSIGSSVTRILRRHVLPNIAPPLVVFTAITAGHVMLVEAGMSFIGVGVQPPDASWGAMLGGGFRFITRAPTLIIFPGLAIALAVFAFTLLGDGIRDSIGREERR; this is translated from the coding sequence GTGAGCGCCCCGACCACCACCGGACCGGCACCGGCCGCCCCCACCCCCCGGCGCCGGTTCCTACGCCGCTTCCTGCGCCACCGACCGGGCGTCGTCGCCGCGGCGCTGCTGCTGGTCATCGTGCTCGTCGCGATCGCCGCGCCACTGCTGGCCCCGGACGACCCGCTGGCCCAGAACCTCGACGGGGTGCTGCTCCCGCCGGACGCCGACCACCTGCTCGGCACCGACGACCTCGGCCGGGACGTGCTGAGCCGGCTGCTCTACGGCACCCGCATCTCGCTGCTCGCGGCGTTGCAGGGCACCGGAATCGCGATTCTGCTCGGGGTGCCGGCCGGGCTGCTGGCGGGCTACTTCGGCGGCTGGCTGGACCGCGTGATCATGACCGTGACCGACGCGGTGATGGCCTTCCCCGCCCTGGTGCTCGCGGTCGCGCTGGCCGGGGTGCTCGGCCCCAGCCTCACCAACGCGATGCTCGCGGTCGGCGTCGTGATGGCGCCCCGGGCGCTGCGCCTGGTCCGGGCCGCCGTCCTGGAGGTACGCGAGGAGACCTACACCGAGGCGTCGCGCAGCATCGGCTCCTCGGTGACCCGCATCCTGCGCCGGCACGTGCTGCCCAACATCGCCCCGCCGCTCGTCGTCTTCACCGCGATCACCGCCGGGCACGTGATGCTGGTGGAGGCCGGCATGAGCTTCATCGGGGTCGGGGTGCAGCCGCCGGACGCGAGCTGGGGTGCCATGCTCGGCGGTGGGTTCCGCTTCATCACCCGGGCACCGACTCTGATCATCTTCCCCGGTCTCGCGATCGCGCTCGCCGTCTTCGCCTTCACCCTGCTCGGCGACGGCATCCGCGACTCCATCGGACGAGAGGAGCGGCGATGA
- a CDS encoding ABC transporter ATP-binding protein: protein MTAPVLEVRDLAVEVATDRGWLTVVDGVDFEVAAGETLGIVGESGSGKTVTGLAVTGLLERSARIRRGSVRLGGEELVGRPERALEDIRGNRISMIFQEPMTSLNPAYPVGEQIAEGVRRHRGLGRRAAYGAAVAALERVGIARAADRARSYPHEFSGGMRQRVMIAMAIVCEPQVLIADEPTTALDVTIQAQILDLLRQMRDDLGLALVLVTHNMGVVADLCDRVAVMYAGQLVEVSPVEELFESPRHPYTEGLLRAVPRLEEIDGRLSFIPGGPPEPHRIPVGCRFHPRCAYRHDRCCEAPVPLVAAGARAVRCVRAAELDLTGVRP, encoded by the coding sequence ATGACGGCACCGGTACTCGAGGTACGCGACCTGGCCGTCGAGGTGGCCACCGACCGCGGCTGGCTGACGGTCGTCGACGGCGTCGACTTCGAGGTGGCCGCCGGCGAGACGCTCGGCATCGTGGGCGAATCCGGCTCCGGCAAGACGGTGACCGGGTTGGCGGTCACCGGCCTGCTGGAACGGTCGGCGCGGATCCGGCGCGGCAGCGTCCGACTCGGCGGTGAGGAGCTGGTCGGACGCCCGGAGCGGGCGCTGGAGGACATCCGGGGAAACCGGATCAGCATGATCTTCCAGGAGCCGATGACAAGCCTCAACCCGGCCTACCCGGTGGGTGAGCAGATCGCCGAGGGGGTCCGCCGGCACCGCGGGCTCGGCCGGCGGGCGGCGTACGGGGCCGCCGTCGCGGCGCTGGAGCGGGTCGGCATCGCCCGGGCCGCCGACCGGGCCCGCAGCTACCCGCACGAGTTCTCCGGCGGCATGCGGCAGCGGGTCATGATCGCCATGGCCATCGTCTGCGAACCGCAGGTGCTCATCGCCGACGAGCCGACCACCGCGCTCGACGTGACCATCCAGGCCCAGATCCTCGACCTGCTGCGCCAGATGCGCGACGACCTCGGCCTGGCGCTGGTGCTCGTCACCCACAACATGGGGGTGGTCGCCGACCTCTGCGACCGGGTGGCGGTCATGTACGCCGGGCAACTGGTCGAGGTCTCGCCGGTCGAGGAGCTGTTCGAGAGCCCGCGACACCCGTACACGGAAGGCCTGCTGCGGGCCGTGCCCCGGCTGGAGGAGATCGACGGCAGGCTCTCCTTCATTCCCGGCGGCCCGCCGGAGCCGCACCGGATCCCGGTCGGCTGCCGCTTCCACCCGCGCTGCGCCTACCGGCACGACAGGTGTTGCGAGGCACCGGTGCCGCTGGTCGCCGCCGGGGCGCGGGCGGTCCGCTGCGTCCGTGCCGCCGAGCTGGACCTGACCGGGGTGCGGCCATGA
- a CDS encoding ABC transporter ATP-binding protein produces MSDLLRVADLAVTFAVRSRRLRRQRLRVRAVDGVSLTVAPGETLAVVGESGSGKSTVARAILRLVRPDAGTVWLDGADVSRYSAREFRKVRASVQMVFQDPYSSLDPSMTVADSVAEPLEVHTSLTRAARQRRVAELFDLVGLADHHLHRYPYEFSGGQRQRIAIARAIAVDPRLVICDEAVSALDVSTQNQIINLLGDLRTRLGIGYLFISHDLAVVRNLADRVAVMYLGRIVEEGPVARVFSDPAHPYTKALLTAVPVANPARQRQRERVPLLGEVPDATNPPTGCAFHPRCPFALPVCATDRPAPVAVPGGGLAACHLLDPPADMPPG; encoded by the coding sequence ATGAGCGACCTGCTGCGGGTGGCGGACCTGGCCGTCACGTTCGCCGTCCGGTCCCGGCGACTGCGCCGGCAACGGCTGCGGGTGCGGGCCGTCGACGGGGTGAGCCTCACGGTCGCGCCGGGCGAGACGCTCGCCGTCGTCGGCGAGTCCGGGTCGGGCAAGTCCACAGTGGCCCGCGCGATCCTGCGGCTGGTCCGCCCCGACGCCGGCACCGTCTGGCTGGACGGCGCCGACGTCAGCCGCTACTCGGCGCGGGAGTTCCGCAAGGTCCGCGCCAGCGTGCAGATGGTTTTCCAGGACCCCTACTCGTCGCTGGATCCGTCGATGACGGTGGCCGACAGCGTGGCCGAGCCGCTGGAGGTGCACACCAGCCTGACCCGGGCCGCCCGGCAGCGCCGGGTCGCGGAGCTGTTCGACCTGGTCGGCCTCGCCGACCACCACCTGCACCGCTACCCGTACGAGTTCTCCGGCGGGCAGCGGCAGCGGATCGCGATCGCCCGCGCCATCGCCGTCGATCCCCGCCTGGTCATCTGCGACGAGGCGGTGAGCGCGCTCGACGTCTCCACCCAGAACCAGATCATCAACCTCCTCGGTGACCTGCGTACCCGGCTCGGCATCGGCTACCTGTTCATCTCGCACGACCTGGCCGTGGTGCGCAACCTCGCGGACCGGGTGGCCGTGATGTACCTGGGGCGGATCGTCGAGGAGGGTCCGGTCGCGCGGGTCTTCAGCGACCCCGCCCACCCCTACACGAAGGCTCTGCTGACCGCCGTCCCGGTGGCGAACCCGGCGCGGCAACGCCAACGGGAACGGGTGCCGCTGCTGGGTGAGGTGCCCGACGCGACGAATCCGCCGACCGGCTGCGCGTTCCACCCGCGCTGCCCGTTCGCGCTGCCGGTCTGCGCCACCGACCGGCCAGCACCGGTCGCCGTGCCCGGCGGCGGCCTCGCCGCCTGCCACCTGCTGGACCCGCCGGCGGACATGCCGCCAGGCTGA
- a CDS encoding alpha/beta hydrolase, with protein MPLTEEDLMHVPGLLSRWALLPGGVRAHYVTAGETGPAVVLLHGGIAGSSGLAGWRSVAGFLGANGFRVYCPDLPGFGLTVDAADFYRAGPVGHRDFVHDFADALVLDRFHLGGNSMGCAVAAYFLVTHPHRVTSFALVAGSVGDLVADPPVPTANGRARTRRFDGTAASMREMLTSIVLDPATISDDLVEMRTRHALRNEAAYRRHQQAPRDATTAVALATKGRLDRLGIPGIYVYGRQDRLISAEDRGYAQEDALPGVQFFYPDRCGHQAQTDRPDVVGPLLLELFRDGVVSGPTAESAGVSDRRPVNPDLVAAAKEHP; from the coding sequence ATGCCGCTGACCGAGGAAGACCTGATGCACGTACCCGGCCTGTTGAGCCGGTGGGCGCTGCTGCCCGGCGGGGTACGCGCGCACTACGTCACGGCGGGCGAGACCGGACCGGCGGTCGTGCTGCTGCACGGCGGAATCGCCGGCTCCTCCGGCCTGGCCGGCTGGCGCAGCGTCGCGGGCTTCCTCGGCGCCAACGGTTTTCGCGTCTACTGTCCCGACCTGCCGGGGTTCGGGCTGACCGTCGACGCCGCCGACTTCTACCGGGCCGGGCCGGTCGGGCACCGCGACTTCGTCCACGATTTCGCCGACGCCCTGGTGCTCGACCGGTTCCACCTGGGCGGCAACTCGATGGGCTGCGCGGTGGCCGCGTACTTTCTGGTCACCCATCCGCACCGGGTGACCTCCTTCGCGCTGGTCGCCGGCAGCGTCGGCGACCTGGTCGCCGACCCGCCGGTGCCGACCGCCAACGGGCGCGCCCGCACCCGGCGGTTCGACGGCACCGCCGCCTCGATGCGGGAGATGCTCACCTCGATCGTGCTGGACCCGGCGACCATCTCCGACGACCTGGTGGAGATGCGGACCCGGCACGCGCTCCGCAACGAGGCCGCCTACCGGCGGCACCAGCAGGCCCCCCGCGACGCGACCACCGCGGTGGCGCTGGCCACGAAGGGGCGGCTGGACCGCCTCGGCATCCCGGGAATCTACGTGTACGGCCGCCAGGATCGGCTCATCTCGGCCGAGGACCGCGGGTACGCCCAGGAGGACGCCCTCCCCGGGGTGCAGTTCTTCTACCCCGACCGGTGCGGCCACCAGGCCCAGACGGACCGGCCGGACGTGGTCGGTCCGCTGCTGCTCGAACTGTTCCGCGACGGCGTGGTGTCCGGTCCGACCGCCGAGTCGGCCGGCGTCTCCGACCGCCGTCCGGTGAACCCCGATCTCGTCGCCGCCGCAAAGGAGCACCCGTGA
- a CDS encoding 3-phenylpropionate/cinnamic acid dioxygenase subunit beta: protein MNPTTERLAPCIEDPALQHSIEQFLFDEADLLDSWRFDDWLTLMAPDVHYWMPTRSNRLARERDRQIAAPDEAAYFDENFDHLRQRVFRLNTGFAWSEEPPSRTRHLITNVRVRPGRISDEYAVESSFYVYQTRMERDLDVFVGKRFDLLRRADNPYGWQLVRRKVLLDMATLMAKGLSIFF from the coding sequence GTGAACCCGACGACGGAACGGCTCGCGCCGTGCATCGAGGATCCGGCCCTGCAGCACTCGATCGAGCAGTTCCTCTTCGACGAGGCCGACCTGCTCGACAGTTGGCGCTTCGACGACTGGCTCACCCTGATGGCGCCCGACGTCCACTACTGGATGCCGACCCGCTCCAACCGGCTGGCCCGGGAGCGGGACCGGCAGATCGCGGCTCCCGACGAGGCGGCCTACTTCGACGAGAACTTCGACCACCTGCGGCAGCGGGTGTTCCGGCTCAACACCGGCTTCGCCTGGTCGGAGGAGCCGCCGTCGCGGACCCGCCACCTGATCACGAACGTCCGGGTCCGGCCGGGCCGAATCTCCGACGAGTACGCCGTCGAGTCGAGCTTCTACGTCTACCAGACCCGGATGGAGCGCGACCTCGACGTCTTCGTCGGCAAGCGGTTCGACCTGCTACGGCGGGCCGACAACCCGTACGGCTGGCAGCTGGTCCGGCGCAAGGTGCTGTTGGACATGGCGACGCTGATGGCCAAAGGTCTGTCGATCTTCTTCTGA
- a CDS encoding VOC family protein, whose product MGDIYGLGYVGLRSEKIEQWRDFATTVLGMQVAEPPAGEEDSLYLRMDERAWRYAVAPGPEDLDYVGWEARGPDELDRLATALIAAGYSAEEAPDLAVTRRVARVVRSADPAGNPVELFCGARETRAPFSSPTGVRFVTGDLGIGHVVLGMPDLAEAKRYYLSTLGFRVSDTHGTTHFCHVNGRHHSLAFRAEPGEPSTFKHCMVEVADLDMVGRTLDIVNSGAAPLANGLGRHSNDQAVSFYVKTPSGFEVEYGACARLVDDGWTTRTYESTSMWGHHRLLPVTGV is encoded by the coding sequence ATGGGTGACATCTACGGGCTGGGTTACGTCGGCCTGCGGTCCGAGAAGATCGAGCAGTGGCGGGACTTCGCCACCACCGTGCTGGGCATGCAGGTCGCCGAACCGCCCGCCGGGGAAGAGGATTCGCTCTACCTGCGGATGGACGAGCGGGCCTGGCGGTACGCGGTGGCGCCCGGGCCGGAGGATCTGGACTACGTCGGCTGGGAGGCGCGTGGCCCGGACGAACTCGACCGGCTGGCCACCGCCCTGATCGCCGCGGGCTACTCCGCCGAGGAGGCGCCGGACCTCGCGGTCACCCGCCGGGTGGCCCGGGTGGTCCGCAGCGCCGACCCGGCCGGCAACCCGGTCGAGCTGTTCTGCGGCGCACGCGAGACCCGCGCGCCGTTCAGTTCACCGACCGGGGTGCGGTTCGTCACCGGCGACCTGGGCATCGGGCACGTCGTGCTCGGCATGCCCGACCTCGCCGAGGCTAAGCGGTACTACCTGTCCACGCTGGGCTTCCGGGTCAGCGACACCCACGGCACCACCCACTTCTGCCACGTCAACGGCCGGCACCACAGCCTCGCCTTCCGCGCCGAGCCGGGCGAGCCGAGCACCTTCAAGCACTGCATGGTCGAGGTCGCCGACCTGGACATGGTCGGCCGGACCCTCGACATCGTGAACTCCGGGGCGGCGCCGCTGGCCAACGGGCTCGGCCGGCACAGCAACGACCAGGCCGTCTCGTTCTACGTGAAGACCCCGTCGGGCTTCGAGGTCGAGTACGGCGCCTGCGCACGACTGGTCGACGACGGCTGGACGACCCGGACCTACGAGTCAACAAGCATGTGGGGTCATCACCGGCTGCTGCCGGTCACCGGGGTGTGA
- a CDS encoding MarR family transcriptional regulator, with protein sequence MEPAPRTTDLASGLRVVVGRLYRQFRQNQDGELTPSQLSNLVTIEAYGPLRLGELAEREGVAPGTLSKGIDWLQTRGLVSRIVDPQDRRSSFVCVTDAGQQLLDQLRETRTARFAQRIELLDDRQRAVLVEAIEVLEALLTPAPEPAPAQAAAPAPEKAGPPAAAGHTPVTGSSR encoded by the coding sequence ATGGAACCGGCGCCGCGGACCACCGACCTCGCCTCCGGGCTCCGGGTCGTCGTCGGTCGCCTCTACCGGCAGTTCCGGCAGAACCAGGACGGCGAGCTGACGCCCTCGCAGCTCTCCAACCTGGTCACGATCGAGGCGTACGGGCCGCTGCGGCTGGGCGAGCTGGCCGAGCGGGAGGGCGTCGCGCCGGGCACCCTGAGCAAGGGAATCGACTGGCTGCAGACGCGCGGGCTGGTGAGCCGGATCGTCGACCCGCAGGACCGGCGCTCCTCGTTCGTCTGCGTCACCGACGCCGGCCAGCAGCTACTCGATCAGCTGCGGGAGACGCGTACCGCGCGGTTCGCCCAGCGGATCGAACTGCTCGACGACCGCCAGCGGGCCGTGCTGGTCGAGGCGATCGAGGTGTTGGAGGCGTTGCTGACGCCGGCCCCGGAACCCGCGCCGGCCCAGGCAGCCGCGCCCGCGCCCGAGAAAGCCGGCCCGCCGGCCGCCGCCGGTCACACCCCGGTGACCGGCAGCAGCCGGTGA
- a CDS encoding acetaldehyde dehydrogenase (acetylating) yields the protein MGRVPCAVLGSGNIGTDLMYKLIRSPELELTAVVGIDPASEGLARARHRGLDAPAEGVDWILAHPDQCRIVFDATSAAAHRAAAPRLADAGLRSLDLTPAKVGPGVVPVVNLDAHLDAPDVNLVTCGGQATIPIVAAVSAVTPVPYAEIVSTISSRSAGPGTRQSIDEFTRTTGAGLVTIGGARHGKAIIILNPVKPPMLMRCAVFCEIADDADQAAVRASIVATAARVAAYVPGYRVRGEPVFDPGRVTVFVEVEGAGDYLPTYAGNLDIMTAAAVAVGERVALRSEVSA from the coding sequence GTGGGTCGTGTCCCGTGTGCGGTGCTCGGGTCGGGCAATATCGGCACCGACCTGATGTACAAGCTGATCCGCTCACCCGAGCTCGAACTCACCGCCGTGGTCGGCATCGACCCGGCCTCCGAGGGGCTGGCCCGGGCCCGGCACCGCGGCCTCGACGCGCCGGCCGAGGGGGTCGACTGGATCCTGGCCCACCCCGACCAGTGCCGCATCGTCTTCGACGCGACCTCCGCCGCGGCCCACCGCGCGGCCGCGCCCCGGCTGGCCGACGCCGGGCTGCGCAGCCTCGACCTGACCCCGGCCAAGGTCGGCCCGGGCGTCGTGCCGGTGGTGAACCTGGACGCGCACCTCGACGCCCCCGACGTCAACCTGGTCACCTGCGGCGGCCAGGCGACGATCCCGATCGTGGCCGCGGTCTCCGCCGTCACCCCGGTGCCGTACGCCGAGATCGTCTCCACCATCTCCAGCCGCTCGGCCGGACCCGGCACCCGGCAGAGCATCGACGAGTTCACCCGGACCACCGGCGCCGGCCTGGTGACGATCGGCGGCGCCCGGCACGGCAAGGCCATCATCATCCTCAACCCGGTGAAGCCGCCGATGCTGATGCGCTGCGCCGTCTTCTGCGAGATCGCCGACGACGCCGACCAGGCGGCCGTGCGGGCCTCGATCGTGGCGACCGCCGCCCGGGTGGCGGCCTACGTGCCGGGCTACCGGGTCCGCGGGGAGCCGGTCTTCGACCCGGGCCGGGTGACCGTCTTCGTCGAGGTGGAGGGGGCCGGCGACTACCTGCCCACGTACGCCGGCAATCTCGACATCATGACCGCGGCGGCGGTGGCGGTGGGCGAGCGGGTGGCACTGCGCTCGGAGGTCTCGGCATGA
- the dmpG gene encoding 4-hydroxy-2-oxovalerate aldolase, translating to MTARLTAAQQAGLVVVDSTLRDGSHAISHQFTTGHAAAVAGALQTAGVPVIEVSHGDGLGGSSLSYGRSAVDELALVAAAAEAAPDAAIAVLLLPGIGVGEDLRRARDAGARMARVATHCTEADVGIQHLGLARDLGLTAVGFLMMAHRSSPEELAGQARIMADAGAQVVYVTDSAGALTPAEVRDRVGALRATLPAEVAIGIHAHHNLNLSVGNSLAAVEAGATWIDGCLAGMGAGGGNTPTESLVAALGRGDRPVDIALMPLLDAADDIVRPLLPRPLTIDREVTILGVAGVYSSFLRHAERAAERFAVPVAEILLEAGRREAVGGQEDLLIEIAAELSTTG from the coding sequence ATGACGGCCCGGCTGACCGCGGCCCAACAGGCCGGCCTGGTGGTGGTCGACTCGACGCTGCGCGACGGCAGCCACGCGATAAGCCACCAGTTCACCACCGGTCACGCCGCCGCCGTCGCGGGCGCGTTGCAGACCGCGGGCGTCCCGGTCATCGAGGTGAGTCACGGCGACGGCCTGGGCGGCTCGTCGCTGTCCTACGGCCGGTCCGCCGTCGACGAGCTCGCCCTGGTGGCGGCGGCCGCCGAGGCCGCACCGGACGCGGCGATCGCGGTGCTGCTGCTGCCCGGCATCGGGGTCGGCGAGGACCTGCGGCGGGCCCGCGACGCCGGGGCCCGGATGGCCCGGGTGGCGACCCACTGCACGGAGGCCGATGTCGGCATCCAACACCTCGGGCTCGCCCGCGACCTGGGCCTGACGGCCGTCGGGTTCCTGATGATGGCCCACCGCAGCAGTCCTGAGGAGCTGGCCGGGCAGGCCCGGATAATGGCCGACGCCGGGGCGCAGGTGGTCTACGTGACCGACTCGGCCGGCGCGCTGACCCCGGCCGAGGTCCGCGACCGGGTCGGCGCGCTCCGGGCCACCCTGCCGGCCGAGGTGGCGATCGGGATCCACGCCCATCACAACCTCAACCTGTCGGTCGGCAACTCGCTGGCCGCGGTGGAGGCCGGCGCGACCTGGATCGACGGCTGCCTCGCCGGGATGGGGGCCGGCGGCGGCAACACCCCCACCGAGTCGTTGGTCGCGGCCCTGGGACGCGGCGACCGTCCGGTCGACATCGCGTTGATGCCGTTGCTGGACGCCGCCGACGACATCGTGCGCCCGCTGCTGCCCCGACCGCTGACCATCGACCGGGAGGTCACGATCCTCGGGGTCGCCGGGGTCTACTCCTCGTTCCTGCGGCACGCGGAACGGGCCGCCGAACGGTTCGCCGTACCGGTCGCGGAGATCCTGCTGGAGGCCGGTCGACGGGAGGCCGTCGGCGGGCAGGAGGACCTGCTCATCGAGATCGCCGCGGAACTGTCCACCACCGGCTGA
- a CDS encoding VOC family protein — protein sequence MNAEPMTTFPAQRLHRVGVVVKDLRTAARNYAEIFGIDNWAVSELGSDRLSSTTIRGRVVRHSYRTAVGTTPSGVVTFELVEAGPGESTFTIQRCSRGPGVHHLTLAVVDEERAAAVEEFLASRGVPVAQTGLVDGTLRHLDFDTRALLGGYYLRLAVDLDGTHPDGGPPADERWDLSGEYARPAGVEPMEVSQLHHFGVVVNDVVGSVARYADVFGIKSWNFMNWRTEPGRLDNPFYKGAPVNHEYFCGMGFDFREFGFEIIQPTFGPSHYREDFLREVGEGVHHMQLFYPRDADHWQQVADWLAPLGVPVVMGSTLRGGATTFYYLDTREALGGWTIEATLRHAGADPAKRVYDFVSTFD from the coding sequence ATGAACGCTGAGCCGATGACGACCTTCCCCGCCCAACGGCTGCACCGGGTCGGCGTGGTGGTCAAGGACCTGCGGACCGCGGCCCGCAACTACGCCGAGATCTTCGGGATCGACAACTGGGCGGTGTCCGAGCTCGGGTCCGACCGGCTCTCCTCGACCACGATCCGGGGCCGGGTGGTGCGGCACAGCTACCGGACGGCGGTCGGCACCACCCCGTCCGGCGTGGTCACCTTCGAGCTGGTCGAGGCCGGTCCCGGCGAGAGCACCTTCACCATCCAGCGCTGCTCGCGGGGGCCGGGGGTGCACCACCTCACGCTGGCCGTGGTCGACGAGGAACGCGCGGCGGCGGTCGAGGAGTTCCTCGCCAGCCGCGGCGTGCCGGTCGCCCAGACCGGGCTGGTGGACGGCACCCTGCGGCACCTCGACTTCGACACCCGTGCCCTGCTCGGCGGCTACTACCTGCGGCTCGCCGTCGACCTGGACGGCACCCACCCGGACGGTGGGCCGCCCGCCGACGAGCGGTGGGACCTCTCCGGCGAGTACGCCCGCCCCGCCGGGGTGGAGCCGATGGAGGTCAGCCAGCTGCACCACTTCGGCGTGGTGGTGAACGACGTGGTCGGGTCGGTGGCCCGCTACGCCGACGTGTTCGGCATCAAGAGCTGGAACTTCATGAACTGGCGGACCGAGCCGGGTCGGCTGGACAACCCGTTCTACAAGGGAGCGCCGGTCAACCACGAGTACTTCTGCGGCATGGGTTTCGACTTCCGCGAGTTCGGTTTCGAGATCATCCAGCCCACCTTCGGGCCCAGCCACTACCGGGAGGACTTCCTCCGCGAGGTGGGCGAGGGCGTGCACCACATGCAGCTGTTCTACCCGCGCGACGCCGACCACTGGCAGCAGGTCGCCGACTGGCTGGCGCCGCTCGGCGTACCGGTGGTGATGGGCTCGACCCTGCGCGGCGGCGCGACGACGTTCTACTACCTGGACACCCGCGAGGCCCTCGGCGGCTGGACGATCGAGGCGACGCTGCGGCACGCCGGCGCCGATCCGGCGAAGCGCGTCTACGACTTCGTCTCCACCTTCGACTGA
- a CDS encoding antibiotic biosynthesis monooxygenase, producing the protein MPIRVVVNTHADEHTVDELTAYWRDKCRTCEGERGNLQYEVFRSITHPENFALLELWADQESYDEHWAAELARKKPLPRRAPRRVGRDGVEFYFDQRYYVYVDGRWQPKE; encoded by the coding sequence ATGCCGATCCGGGTCGTGGTCAACACCCATGCCGACGAACACACCGTGGACGAGCTGACCGCGTACTGGCGTGACAAGTGCCGGACCTGCGAGGGCGAACGCGGCAACCTGCAGTACGAGGTGTTCCGCAGCATCACCCATCCGGAGAACTTCGCGCTGCTGGAGCTCTGGGCCGACCAGGAGTCCTACGACGAGCACTGGGCCGCCGAGCTGGCGCGCAAGAAGCCGCTGCCGCGGCGGGCGCCGCGCCGGGTGGGCCGCGACGGCGTGGAGTTCTACTTCGACCAGCGCTACTACGTCTACGTCGACGGCCGCTGGCAACCGAAGGAGTAG